A window of Ghiorsea bivora genomic DNA:
AAGTATGCCGTGTGGGGCAATATCGCCAAAACCAAGGGTGGTGAAGGTGGTGAATGAAAAATAAGCGGCATCCAATAGGCTGCCTTTGTAGTTGCCTTCGAGGTAACCCCAGCTTGGGCTGCTATGCATCAGGTAATATGCGATGGCAAATACCCAAATTTCAATGACATGGGCAATCAAAGCACCAAACACGCCAAATACAATGCGTAGGCGATGTTTTATTTTGAGTTTAGGCATCACAGATGTCATTTGGAATAACACTTCATAGTGAATCATCACGGCAATGCCAACAATCATACAGTTTAAGGTAAATGGAATAAGCATAACGTTAGTTAGGGTTTCTCCAATGCATTGTGCATTTGCATATAAGCGATAAGAAATTCAAATATCATGCGCCAAAATAA
This region includes:
- a CDS encoding potassium channel family protein; the protein is MLIPFTLNCMIVGIAVMIHYEVLFQMTSVMPKLKIKHRLRIVFGVFGALIAHVIEIWVFAIAYYLMHSSPSWGYLEGNYKGSLLDAAYFSFTTFTTLGFGDIAPHGILRFLVGIEAVTGLVLITWTASFLYFEMQRYWHDR